The following nucleotide sequence is from Bacteroidales bacterium.
TTATCCCCGTTGATATAGGTATTGCTCAATTCAATCTTATTATCACGACTGATAATGTAATAAAGCGGATCGGTAGCAGCGCTCAGCAGCGCAATACGGTATAAGGTGGGGACAAAGACAGCATGCCTGGCAAAGTTACCAAATGGCTCCTCCAGTGGGACAGCGAGCAGAAAAACCTGCCCTTTTCCCGCTGATTCACAGGTCAGAAAAGCTTTTCCATTCAGCATGGACATGACCATCATCTGTGATGATTGCATTTGCCGGGAGATATCATAGAAAGCTTTCACCGCCGGCAGGTCCGTGTTATCCAGGTTACGGTCACCCGCTCCGGTTTTCTCGAAAACATCGGCAAAGACAGGGTTATTAAGATCAAGTGCAGTAACACGGGTTTCTTCAGTCAATAAACCGGTATAATAATTTGAGCCCACTGAAAATAAAAAATCCCGGTAACTTGCCATATCCGCTTTAGCGGATGGTATAATTAAAAGTGTTCCGCCATTTTCAAGATAGACCGACAGTTCCTGTGCAAGTCCTGAAGAAAGTTCATTTAATTCATTGAGGATGACAAGTTCATAATCCCGGAGCCGGTTATAATCAATGTTTTTCAAGGAATTGTTCACAAAAAGAAAGGCAGAATCCCTGCCAAACAAAGAATTAAGATAAGGGCTCTCTTCCTGGCCGTTAATGGAAAGTATCGGAATGGAACCTGCCACATTATAAGTCAGGAACATCTGATCATCAAAAATAACAGGGTAATCTGAAATTTCCAGCGTTCCTGACTGGATCCCTTCTTCATAATTTGTAAATGGCAGTTCCACATCATAAAAAGTACCAGGCTGGATATTAAAACTGGCCAGGGCTTTTTGTTTCCCGTGAACCGATAGCTTCAGCGGGACTTTTTCATAATTTGTTTCAGAATCATTTACAATCCTGGCAATTAGTTTCACGCCCTGGTTCAACTGGTGAACAGGAGAGATGAACCAGCAGCTGTCGATATAAAGGTTTTCAGTCCTGACTGCCTTCAATGGAATAAGCCAGACAGTTACCATGCTGTCGGGTTTAATATGCTCAAAATCAGCCATAGATAATTGGAAATCAGATATAAGATAGCTTATTTTAGCCTGGCCAGGCGCGTCAATGTAGCTTTCTTTCTGCCTGCCTTTCACTTCAGATATCATCCTTACGGCAGGTGTAACCTGAATCTCATCAATCATCTGCAAAAATTCCTCCTTGCTCACCCAACGCTGGTGCCGGCCTTCAAATTCATTGGTCGTAAGCATAAAGAGGTCGGAAGACCTGTAGGCTGAAGCGATTTCCTTTGCCTTGGTCCTGGCTGCTTCAAGCAGCGGTCCGGTAGTTGTCAGGGCCTCCATACTAAAAGAATTGTCAATATATACATTAACCTGGCTAATGGCATCCGGCCTGGTTGCATTCCTGACATGAGGGATGTAAGGCTGGGCAAAAGCCATAATAAGGGCAGTAATGGCCAGCATCCTGGCGATCATGACCAGCAGGTGTCTTAGTTTTGATTGTTTCCGGGTTTGCTGCTTCAACTCTTCCAGGAAGCGGACATTGGTAAAATATACCTTCCTGAACTTCCGGAAATTGAAAAGGTGGATGATTACAGGGATGGCAACCGCTAATAATCCCCAGAGCATATTTGGGTAAAGAAAACTCATGGTATTTAAGGAAAGCGCAAAAATAAGCATTATACACCAAGAAACAGGTTCATGGTCAACAAATGACTTTCATGCCCGGATATTTTAACATGAAAAATAAAATTTTGTTTTAAAGTGTTGCAGGTAAATAAAGGACAAATATATTTGCATCCGCTTTTTAAACCAATAATATTATAAAATGGACCAGAAGAAGCTCGAAAAACTGGAGAACATCAAGAATTATCTTGAAAATGATGACATTGGCGGCCTGAATAAGTACATCGAAAGGATCAAGCCCATTGTTAAAGATGATGAAGATTTTCTGGAAATTTTCGAAGAATTTAAGAATAAAAATTATGACCAGACACTCTTCCTGACAGAAGAAATCATCTTCGACGTCAATGATTCCGAATTTGTGGATGACTTTGATAAGGTGGACCTGGATGAATTCAGCGAAAAGCATGATTTGTTGCCTGAAAACCCCGAGGAAAATTTTGAGGATTTTACCGATGATTTTTCTGAAGATCTTACTGAAGATCGGTTCGATGACCTGCCTTTCTATGAAGATAAAGATGATGATTATTATTGATATTGGCCGGTCCTTTAAAAATGTTGTAATTTCGGGATCATGAAATCCCGAAAAAAAAATAATCATCCCAACAGGCGGGATCCGGCATTAAGAGGAAAACGAGTTTCCGGAAAAACCGGCCTGCCTCCAGGATCGCTTATCCATATTGGAAAAGTCCTTACTGACAGCGTTAAGATCAATTTAACGGAGTTCAATTCTGCCGAGATCTAT
It contains:
- a CDS encoding BatA domain-containing protein, whose translation is MSFLYPNMLWGLLAVAIPVIIHLFNFRKFRKVYFTNVRFLEELKQQTRKQSKLRHLLVMIARMLAITALIMAFAQPYIPHVRNATRPDAISQVNVYIDNSFSMEALTTTGPLLEAARTKAKEIASAYRSSDLFMLTTNEFEGRHQRWVSKEEFLQMIDEIQVTPAVRMISEVKGRQKESYIDAPGQAKISYLISDFQLSMADFEHIKPDSMVTVWLIPLKAVRTENLYIDSCWFISPVHQLNQGVKLIARIVNDSETNYEKVPLKLSVHGKQKALASFNIQPGTFYDVELPFTNYEEGIQSGTLEISDYPVIFDDQMFLTYNVAGSIPILSINGQEESPYLNSLFGRDSAFLFVNNSLKNIDYNRLRDYELVILNELNELSSGLAQELSVYLENGGTLLIIPSAKADMASYRDFLFSVGSNYYTGLLTEETRVTALDLNNPVFADVFEKTGAGDRNLDNTDLPAVKAFYDISRQMQSSQMMVMSMLNGKAFLTCESAGKGQVFLLAVPLEEPFGNFARHAVFVPTLYRIALLSAATDPLYYIISRDNKIELSNTYINGDNTLRIASVSGDFEFIPGQQNLNKKLNLRIYNQIQKAGHYKLLKSNETLKGLSFNYNRKESAMKFAGQSELEELVLRYSVDNFRILADRGKPLSDTIKDINQGTRLWKLFIILALVFLAIEIFLLRVWNETR